The following are encoded in a window of Flavobacteriales bacterium genomic DNA:
- a CDS encoding gliding motility-associated C-terminal domain-containing protein produces MRAFLMWACSGYLWRYLGVSALLVGVARIHAQPICAIDIGPDQTICQGESVTLTAPPGFSSYLWNTGSNQQSITVGTGGVYSAQVSYPSGELVVNGNFSQGNVGFTTEFTLNSNLNLGDGYYWIGTNAASHHPQFFGTGAGQFMMVNSGWLSALFLVWCQEVQVCPGQTYTLSYRARTLSNATPARLQWWINGVPSGPEVTLPNFSQGWQTINHTWTSPAVLTTANICLRAMSGDGIGNDFGLDDISMQGTIVLTDAMTLTVTPLPPVDLGPDVTLCQGESLILDAGVAGGSYLWQDGSTGPGYVVNAPGSYSVTVTANNCSASDQITVNYNPLPPVDLGPDVTLCTGETLVLDVTTPGATYAWQNGSTSPTFTVTGPGLYSVSVTVGGCTSSDAIQVDQAPLPVVDLGSDQTLCAGQSALLNATLPGASYLWQDGSTGPTFNATTSGTYSVTVTLGGCSASDAVDLLFNPLPVVDLGPDLSVCPGTTVVLDATVPGGSYQWSTGAQTPTIAVDQPGDYSVTVTASGCQASDAVTITHQALAPVDLGPDVTLCAGGTVVLDATVPGASYLWSTGAQTPTITVGSNGTYSVTVTQGSCSVDASVQVTVLPVPQVDLGPDLTLCPGATTLLDATVPGASYLWNTGAQTPTIQVTQGGTYSVTVTNAAGCSSTDAINVVYVTADAVDLGPDVSLCQGETITLDATLPGSSYLWSTGAVTPTITVGTAGTYWVQVTQGPCTVSDTVQIAVVAPGSLDLGPDISICAGSSVVLDATLPGASYLWSTGATSATITVSAAGNYSVTATVQGCSTSDAINVSVTPLPVVDIGGDQSLCPGSEVVFDATTEGGTYLWHDGTTAPTYTTGTAGAVSVTVTVSGCSASVGASVIAVEGPVVALGADTTLCENASLSLDVTQPGASYLWDNGSTSGTRTITGAGTYWVQVERNGCIAADTIEVAVFSAATIDLGAPFTLCPGQTATLSVQAPGASLLWNTGATSSSIVIDQGGTYWVQASVAACTASDTVVVHMPVVPQPDLGPEVKACAGDTVELVVDAAGADILWSNGSDAPSISVNSGGTYTVTLTVDGCGLSDAVLVTFLPFIDAIDLGPDRILCPGATAVLNASVGGDATYLWSNGSTSPAINATQPGVYTVSVIGTCVDAEGQVELIAGDCGPAVHVPNAFTPDDDGVNDLFLPLVAGDVESYRLEIFDRWGEMIFNANDPTIGWDGTFGGKPVADGVYVWRLVYRAVTDLGAVNEQLMGHLTLIR; encoded by the coding sequence GTGCGCGCGTTCCTGATGTGGGCCTGTTCCGGATACCTGTGGCGATACCTCGGCGTGTCCGCCCTGCTGGTGGGTGTGGCCCGGATCCATGCGCAGCCGATCTGCGCCATCGACATCGGTCCCGACCAGACCATCTGCCAGGGGGAGTCCGTGACGCTCACCGCGCCGCCGGGCTTCAGCAGCTACCTCTGGAACACCGGCTCCAACCAGCAATCGATCACGGTGGGCACAGGTGGTGTGTATTCCGCCCAAGTGAGCTACCCCTCCGGTGAGTTGGTCGTCAATGGCAACTTCAGCCAGGGCAATGTGGGCTTCACCACGGAGTTCACGCTGAACAGCAACCTGAATCTCGGTGACGGCTACTATTGGATCGGCACCAACGCCGCGAGCCATCACCCGCAATTCTTCGGCACGGGCGCCGGCCAGTTCATGATGGTGAACTCCGGCTGGCTTTCCGCGCTGTTCCTTGTATGGTGCCAGGAAGTGCAGGTATGCCCCGGACAGACCTACACCCTCTCTTACCGCGCCCGCACCTTGAGCAATGCCACCCCAGCCCGGCTGCAGTGGTGGATCAATGGCGTGCCCAGCGGACCGGAGGTGACCCTGCCCAATTTCAGCCAAGGCTGGCAGACCATCAACCACACCTGGACCTCACCGGCGGTACTCACCACGGCCAACATCTGCCTGCGCGCCATGAGCGGCGATGGCATCGGCAACGACTTCGGGCTGGATGACATCTCCATGCAAGGCACCATCGTGCTCACTGATGCGATGACGCTGACCGTGACACCGCTGCCGCCTGTGGACCTGGGCCCGGACGTGACGCTGTGCCAGGGCGAGAGCCTGATCCTGGATGCCGGCGTGGCCGGTGGCAGCTACCTGTGGCAGGACGGCAGCACCGGCCCCGGCTATGTGGTCAATGCGCCCGGCAGCTATTCGGTGACCGTGACGGCCAACAATTGCTCGGCGTCCGACCAGATCACGGTGAACTACAACCCCTTGCCACCGGTGGACCTGGGACCCGATGTGACCCTCTGCACCGGGGAGACCCTGGTACTCGATGTCACCACGCCGGGAGCCACCTACGCCTGGCAGAATGGCAGCACCAGTCCCACCTTCACCGTGACCGGACCCGGCCTATACAGCGTAAGCGTCACCGTGGGTGGTTGCACTTCCTCGGACGCGATCCAAGTGGATCAAGCGCCACTGCCCGTGGTGGATCTGGGATCGGATCAAACCCTATGCGCTGGGCAATCCGCGCTGCTCAACGCCACCTTGCCCGGTGCCAGCTACCTGTGGCAGGACGGAAGCACCGGACCCACTTTCAACGCCACCACTTCCGGCACCTATTCCGTGACCGTGACCTTGGGCGGTTGCAGTGCTTCCGACGCGGTGGATCTGCTCTTCAACCCGTTGCCCGTTGTGGACCTGGGTCCTGACCTGAGCGTTTGTCCGGGTACGACCGTGGTATTGGATGCCACCGTTCCCGGCGGCAGCTATCAGTGGAGCACCGGAGCGCAAACCCCCACGATCGCCGTGGATCAGCCCGGCGACTACAGTGTAACGGTGACCGCGAGCGGCTGCCAGGCCAGCGATGCGGTGACCATCACGCACCAAGCCCTGGCCCCGGTGGACCTGGGGCCTGATGTGACCCTGTGCGCAGGCGGTACGGTGGTCCTGGACGCCACCGTGCCCGGCGCCAGCTACCTGTGGAGCACGGGCGCACAAACACCCACCATCACCGTGGGAAGCAATGGCACATACAGCGTCACTGTGACCCAGGGCAGTTGCTCGGTGGACGCCTCGGTGCAAGTGACGGTTCTGCCCGTGCCACAAGTGGACCTTGGACCCGACCTGACCCTGTGCCCCGGTGCCACCACCTTGTTGGACGCCACCGTACCCGGCGCCAGCTACCTCTGGAACACGGGCGCACAAACGCCCACGATACAAGTGACCCAAGGCGGCACCTACAGTGTTACAGTGACCAACGCTGCGGGTTGCTCCTCCACCGATGCCATCAACGTGGTCTATGTGACCGCTGACGCCGTGGACCTCGGCCCGGACGTGAGCCTGTGCCAGGGCGAAACGATCACCCTGGACGCCACCCTGCCCGGTTCATCCTACCTGTGGAGCACAGGCGCGGTGACACCCACGATCACCGTGGGAACCGCTGGCACCTATTGGGTTCAGGTGACGCAAGGGCCATGCACCGTGAGCGACACGGTCCAGATCGCGGTGGTCGCACCCGGGTCGCTGGACCTTGGCCCTGACATTTCGATCTGTGCGGGATCTTCCGTCGTGCTGGACGCCACGCTGCCAGGGGCCAGCTACCTGTGGAGCACGGGTGCCACCAGCGCCACCATCACAGTTTCGGCCGCAGGCAATTATTCGGTGACCGCCACGGTTCAGGGTTGCTCCACCAGCGATGCGATCAATGTGTCGGTGACCCCGTTGCCGGTGGTGGACATCGGCGGTGACCAATCGCTTTGCCCGGGCAGCGAAGTGGTCTTCGACGCCACCACGGAGGGCGGTACCTATTTGTGGCATGATGGTACCACGGCCCCCACCTACACCACGGGTACCGCAGGTGCTGTTTCGGTGACCGTGACCGTGAGCGGATGCAGTGCCAGCGTGGGCGCATCGGTCATCGCGGTGGAAGGCCCCGTGGTGGCCTTGGGTGCCGATACCACGCTCTGCGAGAACGCTTCGTTGTCGCTTGATGTGACGCAACCCGGCGCTTCCTACTTGTGGGATAATGGCAGTACCTCTGGCACCAGGACCATCACCGGCGCAGGCACGTATTGGGTCCAGGTGGAGCGCAATGGCTGCATCGCTGCGGACACCATCGAGGTGGCCGTCTTCTCGGCCGCCACCATCGACCTGGGCGCACCTTTCACACTATGTCCTGGGCAGACGGCCACGCTTTCCGTCCAGGCGCCCGGCGCGTCCTTGCTTTGGAATACGGGCGCCACGTCGTCTTCGATCGTCATCGATCAAGGCGGTACCTATTGGGTGCAGGCTTCCGTGGCCGCCTGTACGGCCAGTGACACCGTGGTGGTGCACATGCCCGTGGTGCCGCAACCCGATCTGGGGCCTGAGGTGAAGGCGTGCGCGGGCGACACCGTTGAGCTGGTGGTGGATGCGGCAGGTGCCGACATCCTGTGGAGCAACGGCAGCGACGCACCATCGATCTCGGTGAACAGCGGCGGCACATACACGGTGACGCTGACGGTGGACGGCTGCGGCCTCAGCGATGCGGTGCTCGTGACCTTCCTGCCCTTCATTGATGCCATCGACCTTGGACCGGACCGCATCCTCTGTCCCGGCGCCACGGCCGTGTTGAACGCCTCCGTGGGAGGTGACGCCACCTACCTCTGGAGCAATGGCTCCACCTCACCCGCCATCAACGCGACGCAACCCGGGGTCTACACCGTTTCGGTCATCGGCACCTGTGTGGACGCGGAAGGCCAGGTGGAACTCATCGCCGGCGACTGCGGACCGGCGGTCCACGTACCCAACGCCTTCACGCCCGATGATGATGGCGTGAACGATCTATTCCTACCCTTGGTGGCCGGTGATGTGGAGAGCTACCGCCTGGAGATCTTCGACCGTTGGGGCGAAATGATCTTCAATGCCAACGACCCCACGATCGGTTGGGACGGCACCTTCGGTGGAAAACCCGTGGCCGATGGCGTTTACGTGTGGCGCTTGGTCTACCGCGCGGTGACGGACCTGGGCGCGGTGAACGAGCAGCTCATGGGGCACCTGACGCTAATCCGCTGA
- a CDS encoding fused MFS/spermidine synthase, translated as MPGDSLKRWLSWLYPMPVETVEGKHGTLSIRWEYGRKVLNSTEANQSFGSLHSVWQEAFRQARIADAPPDDVLLLGLGAGSVPHILRHELRLDAPITAVELDPVVVDIAQRHFALDEIEGLGIVLGDATVQVHALPERFGLVVVDLFDDLDLARGVDTAGFAHALRARCAIGGIVLFNTVGYDDASATRCGRVLDHLRQVFGEVEELRLEEVNRVFIAR; from the coding sequence ATGCCCGGAGATAGCTTAAAGCGATGGCTGAGCTGGTTGTACCCCATGCCGGTGGAGACCGTGGAAGGCAAGCACGGCACACTCAGCATCCGCTGGGAATACGGCCGCAAGGTGCTCAACAGCACGGAGGCCAACCAGAGTTTTGGCAGCCTGCACAGCGTGTGGCAGGAAGCCTTCCGGCAGGCGCGCATCGCTGACGCCCCGCCGGATGATGTGCTGTTGCTGGGCCTGGGCGCCGGCAGCGTGCCCCATATCCTCCGCCATGAGCTACGCTTGGATGCGCCCATCACCGCTGTGGAACTGGATCCCGTGGTGGTGGATATCGCGCAAAGACACTTCGCGTTGGATGAGATCGAAGGCCTGGGCATTGTGCTCGGTGACGCCACCGTGCAGGTGCATGCCCTCCCGGAGCGTTTCGGCCTGGTGGTGGTGGATCTGTTCGACGACCTGGACCTGGCGCGAGGCGTGGACACGGCGGGCTTCGCCCACGCCCTGCGCGCACGCTGTGCCATAGGCGGTATCGTGCTCTTCAACACCGTTGGGTACGATGATGCCAGCGCGACGCGCTGCGGCCGTGTGCTGGATCATCTGAGGCAGGTCTTCGGTGAGGTGGAGGAACTGCGGCTGGAGGAGGTGAACCGGGTGTTCATCGCCCGTTGA
- the trmD gene encoding tRNA (guanosine(37)-N1)-methyltransferase TrmD, translating into MRIDILTAVPALMQGWYDASIVKRARDKGVVEVHVHDLRQWSTDKHRRLDDEPFGGGAGMVMMVGPIHRAIEQLKSERDYAETIYMSPDGELLNQPLVNRLSVIGNLILLCGHYKGVDERVREHLIDREISIGDYVLSGGELAAAVLTDAITRLVPGALGDETSALSDSFQDGLVAPPVYTRPAVYEGWKVPEVLTSGHQARIEAWRYERAVERTKARRPHLLPPSEGDGAG; encoded by the coding sequence ATGCGCATCGACATCCTCACCGCCGTACCTGCGCTGATGCAGGGTTGGTACGACGCCAGCATCGTGAAAAGGGCCCGTGACAAGGGCGTGGTGGAAGTGCACGTCCATGACCTGCGGCAATGGAGCACGGACAAGCACCGGCGCCTGGACGATGAGCCATTCGGTGGCGGTGCGGGCATGGTGATGATGGTGGGCCCGATCCACCGGGCCATCGAACAACTGAAATCCGAACGTGACTACGCCGAAACCATCTACATGAGCCCGGACGGCGAGCTGCTTAACCAGCCGCTGGTGAACCGCCTGAGCGTGATCGGGAACCTGATCCTGCTTTGCGGCCACTACAAGGGGGTGGACGAGCGGGTGCGCGAGCATCTCATCGACCGCGAGATCAGCATTGGCGACTACGTGCTGTCCGGGGGGGAACTGGCCGCAGCCGTGCTCACCGATGCCATCACCAGACTGGTGCCCGGGGCTTTGGGCGACGAGACCTCGGCCCTGAGCGACAGCTTCCAGGACGGTCTGGTGGCCCCGCCGGTCTATACCCGACCGGCCGTTTATGAGGGTTGGAAAGTGCCGGAGGTGCTCACCAGCGGCCATCAGGCCCGCATCGAAGCCTGGCGGTACGAACGCGCGGTGGAACGCACCAAGGCACGGCGCCCCCACCTGCTCCCCCCATCGGAAGGGGATGGGGCGGGTTAG
- a CDS encoding WG repeat-containing protein, with protein sequence MFRRSPRPFLLAGALLLVAPSFAGPLDKAFQALEIKNYFLAREIFLKQSRKHPLPSWYGLSVISGRADNPFFQPDSAYAFIQRSDAAYGVASEKQRAAAAKLGVDEQAIAVQRHHVHALAWEIAKAQNTITAYDRYIETHLGSPFVADATLVRDHLAFQVARDANTAAAYQNFLDRYPRAREVFEARTRLQEAIYREATADRDVDSYVGFIRAHPESPWVRQAEEEVYRLSTPRRTAEEYRRFIGSHPGNHKVSDAWRAIYELYTRDLSVGTITRFLQEHPEYPFVEELVDDYRTASMFLLPFRREGKWGFIDDEGVERIKAEYEWVERFEGGQALVGRDGRMGTINRQGRVVVPIEFDDVLDPAEGTSTVVRANRAGAVDRNGEIVVPMIFEDVGDLSQGLAYAAREGKYGYIDARGQEVVPFRYTSAGTFRNGLAVVEEEGLFGVIDTRGNVVVPPRYDWVEGFDGTVSRVRLKGLMGIISPFGDELMPAVNQHLGPFSGGVALVVRDRKAGYVDEAGRFVVPLQYEAPEGITGWGDPTQGLARVQQGGKRCLIDMRNEKVLPCQYTEIGPPTGALVPVRKRGKWGYARRDGTLLFDNRYDQAWEMVAGYARVRASNLIGLIDSTGKEVIVPRYRGLQEVGQGLYQATGDPGTGLVDQLGREVMSLTYESVVLESAHIARVELGGKLGYIRLKDGRFIWKEEGFGSASAD encoded by the coding sequence ATGTTCCGGCGATCACCGCGTCCATTTCTCCTCGCAGGCGCCCTTCTCCTCGTGGCGCCATCTTTCGCCGGCCCCCTGGACAAGGCCTTCCAAGCGCTCGAGATCAAGAACTACTTCCTTGCGCGCGAGATCTTCCTGAAGCAGTCGCGCAAGCATCCCTTGCCTTCCTGGTATGGCCTGAGCGTCATCAGTGGCCGGGCCGACAATCCCTTCTTCCAGCCCGATTCGGCCTACGCCTTCATCCAGCGTAGCGATGCGGCCTATGGCGTGGCCAGTGAGAAGCAGCGCGCGGCCGCCGCGAAACTCGGGGTGGATGAGCAGGCGATCGCCGTGCAGCGCCACCATGTGCATGCGCTCGCGTGGGAGATCGCCAAGGCGCAGAACACCATCACCGCTTACGACCGCTATATCGAGACCCATCTCGGCAGTCCGTTCGTCGCCGATGCCACCCTGGTGCGCGATCATCTGGCTTTCCAAGTGGCGCGCGATGCGAACACCGCGGCGGCCTACCAGAACTTCCTGGACCGCTACCCGCGCGCACGCGAGGTCTTCGAGGCACGCACCAGGCTGCAGGAGGCCATCTACCGCGAGGCCACCGCCGATCGGGACGTCGACTCCTATGTGGGCTTCATCCGTGCGCATCCCGAAAGTCCGTGGGTGCGGCAGGCGGAGGAGGAGGTCTACCGCCTGAGCACCCCGCGCAGAACAGCGGAGGAGTACCGCCGGTTCATCGGTTCGCATCCCGGCAACCACAAAGTGTCCGACGCCTGGCGGGCGATCTATGAGCTTTACACGCGCGATCTGAGCGTTGGCACCATCACGCGTTTCCTGCAGGAGCATCCGGAATATCCATTCGTGGAGGAACTGGTGGACGACTACCGCACCGCGAGCATGTTCCTGCTGCCATTCCGGCGCGAAGGGAAATGGGGCTTCATCGACGATGAGGGCGTGGAACGCATCAAGGCCGAATATGAGTGGGTGGAACGATTCGAGGGCGGACAGGCGCTGGTGGGCCGCGATGGGCGCATGGGCACGATCAACCGCCAGGGCCGCGTAGTGGTGCCCATCGAGTTCGATGATGTCCTGGACCCCGCCGAGGGGACCAGCACGGTGGTGCGCGCCAACCGAGCCGGTGCGGTGGACCGCAATGGTGAGATCGTCGTGCCCATGATCTTCGAGGACGTCGGCGATCTCTCGCAAGGACTGGCCTACGCCGCACGGGAGGGTAAGTACGGCTACATCGACGCGCGTGGGCAGGAAGTGGTCCCATTCCGGTACACGTCCGCAGGCACTTTTCGCAACGGTCTGGCAGTGGTGGAGGAGGAAGGCCTGTTCGGCGTGATCGACACGCGCGGCAATGTGGTGGTGCCGCCGCGCTACGATTGGGTGGAGGGCTTCGACGGCACCGTGTCGCGCGTGCGGCTCAAGGGCCTCATGGGCATCATCAGCCCCTTCGGCGATGAGTTGATGCCTGCGGTGAACCAGCATCTGGGTCCGTTCTCCGGCGGCGTGGCCCTGGTGGTGCGCGACCGAAAGGCAGGCTACGTGGATGAGGCGGGGCGTTTCGTGGTGCCCCTACAGTATGAAGCACCCGAGGGCATCACCGGATGGGGCGATCCGACCCAAGGGCTCGCGCGTGTGCAACAGGGCGGCAAGCGCTGCCTCATCGACATGCGCAATGAGAAGGTGCTGCCCTGCCAGTACACGGAGATCGGCCCGCCCACAGGCGCTTTGGTGCCCGTGCGCAAGCGCGGCAAATGGGGCTATGCCCGCCGCGATGGCACGCTGCTGTTCGACAACCGCTATGATCAGGCCTGGGAGATGGTCGCGGGATACGCTCGTGTCCGGGCCAGCAACCTAATCGGTTTGATCGACAGCACCGGCAAAGAGGTGATCGTACCGCGGTACCGCGGCTTGCAGGAGGTCGGGCAAGGCCTTTATCAGGCCACCGGCGATCCAGGCACCGGGCTGGTTGACCAACTGGGCCGCGAAGTGATGTCCCTGACCTACGAAAGCGTGGTACTTGAAAGCGCCCACATCGCACGTGTGGAACTGGGCGGGAAGCTGGGCTACATCCGCTTGAAGGATGGCCGCTTCATCTGGAAGGAGGAAGGCTTCGGGTCGGCCTCAGCGGATTAG
- the rplS gene encoding 50S ribosomal protein L19, with protein MDRIKQLEKEYSPLKAHPEFKAGDTITVHYRIKEGNKERVQQFQGVVIQRKGTGSTGTFTVRKISNNVGVERIFPVASPFIDKIDVNKRGVVRRARIFYLRDRRGKSARITEKRQAVTAGEAQ; from the coding sequence ATGGATCGCATCAAGCAACTGGAAAAGGAGTACTCCCCGCTCAAGGCCCATCCGGAGTTCAAGGCCGGCGACACGATCACGGTGCACTACCGGATCAAAGAGGGCAACAAAGAGCGCGTGCAGCAGTTCCAAGGCGTGGTGATCCAGCGCAAGGGCACCGGCAGCACCGGCACCTTCACCGTGCGGAAGATCAGCAACAACGTGGGCGTTGAGCGCATCTTCCCGGTGGCCTCCCCCTTCATCGACAAGATCGACGTGAACAAGCGTGGCGTGGTTCGCCGGGCCCGGATCTTCTATCTCCGGGACCGTCGGGGCAAGAGCGCCCGCATCACCGAGAAGCGCCAGGCCGTAACGGCCGGGGAGGCGCAATAG
- a CDS encoding MMPL family transporter, with translation MERRIARIERLLTRRNARVVLVLLAGLSIVFGLALRNVRLDHDFERFFPTDDPELDRYLAYRERFGHDNDHLLLALTHEPSVWDLEFLRDVDRLHGELAVLPDVISLIGPTRLEEPRLTPVGPFTIPWIRLEHDSTLAADRDRLLRDERLRDHFLSNDERSLLLVMRTAPNLSKERSDELLEAVEAVVALSGLGEVRMGGRIHGQYWYIMKMRRELVVFFSLSVALLALFLAIGFRTLWGVLVPIGVVGLTVLWQVGVMTLLGRPLSILTMLLPTILFVVGMSDVVHILERYIAALRNGHDKRRALAISYHEVGLATFLTSLTTAIGFGTLLTSGIAPIREFGLYTGAGVFLAFALAFTLLPAVLLLVRTPVAAQVDERRSTWYPLLHASFRWVLRHRRRIPWAFAAVAVLSLLAITRLKVDNQLLEDWPEDDPQKQDYYWFEDRFGGVRPFEMEVTMTDPASTVWDLEPLRDMEAVEYHLATVYGVRGILSPVTLVKTLNKASHAGDETYYRLPEEAGEAHRLVRRAGAFAGGDDMARLATPDGRIARISGRMVDEGGHVHMRRNKVLDSFIRERTRPEIARFDQTGMAFLIDRSNAKLSGQLIGGLSIAFFLIAAIMALVFRDRRMTLVALLPNMLPLLVVGGFMGAVGIDIKVSTAIIFTIAFGIAVDDTIHMLGKLRIEMLKGRSPAFAMRRAFLSAGKALLITSIMLLSGFIALVFSGFASVYYMGLLVSLTLATALVADLVLLPILALRLLRRGRSPAALP, from the coding sequence ATGGAACGCCGCATCGCACGCATCGAAAGGCTGCTCACCCGGCGCAATGCCCGCGTGGTGCTCGTGCTGCTGGCGGGTCTGTCCATCGTATTCGGGCTGGCACTGCGCAACGTGCGGCTGGACCATGACTTCGAGCGCTTCTTTCCCACGGACGATCCCGAACTGGACCGCTACCTCGCCTACCGCGAACGCTTCGGCCACGACAACGACCATCTCCTCCTCGCGCTCACCCACGAGCCGTCCGTTTGGGATCTGGAATTCCTGCGCGATGTGGACCGGCTGCATGGCGAACTGGCCGTACTGCCCGATGTGATCTCGCTGATCGGCCCCACGCGACTGGAGGAACCACGCCTCACACCCGTCGGACCATTCACCATTCCCTGGATCCGTCTGGAGCACGACAGCACACTGGCCGCCGATCGTGATCGCCTGCTGCGCGATGAACGTCTGCGGGACCACTTCCTGTCCAATGATGAGCGCTCCCTGCTGCTGGTGATGCGCACCGCGCCGAACCTGAGCAAAGAACGCAGTGATGAGCTGCTGGAAGCGGTGGAGGCCGTAGTGGCGCTAAGCGGCCTGGGCGAGGTGCGTATGGGCGGCAGGATCCACGGCCAGTACTGGTACATCATGAAGATGCGCCGCGAACTGGTGGTCTTCTTCTCTCTTTCAGTGGCGTTGCTGGCCCTGTTCCTGGCGATCGGATTCCGCACGCTATGGGGTGTGCTCGTGCCCATTGGCGTGGTGGGGCTCACCGTGCTGTGGCAGGTGGGCGTGATGACGCTGCTCGGCCGGCCGCTGAGCATCCTCACCATGCTGCTGCCCACCATCCTTTTCGTGGTGGGCATGAGCGACGTGGTCCACATCCTGGAGCGGTACATCGCCGCCCTGCGCAACGGCCACGACAAACGCCGCGCACTGGCCATCAGCTACCATGAGGTCGGTCTGGCCACCTTCCTCACATCGCTCACCACCGCTATCGGTTTCGGCACCTTGCTCACCAGCGGCATCGCGCCCATCCGCGAGTTCGGTCTGTACACCGGGGCCGGCGTCTTTCTCGCCTTCGCGCTGGCCTTCACCCTGCTGCCCGCCGTGCTGCTGCTGGTGCGCACGCCGGTGGCGGCACAGGTGGACGAACGGAGGAGCACCTGGTATCCGTTGTTGCATGCCTCCTTCCGCTGGGTATTGCGCCACAGGAGGCGCATCCCTTGGGCCTTCGCCGCCGTGGCCGTTCTGAGCCTGCTCGCCATCACCCGGCTCAAGGTGGACAACCAGTTGCTGGAGGATTGGCCCGAGGACGATCCACAGAAACAGGACTACTACTGGTTCGAGGATCGCTTCGGGGGGGTGCGGCCTTTCGAGATGGAGGTGACCATGACGGACCCTGCAAGCACCGTCTGGGACCTGGAGCCGCTGCGCGACATGGAGGCCGTGGAATATCACCTGGCCACGGTTTATGGGGTTCGGGGCATACTGTCTCCCGTGACCCTGGTGAAGACCCTGAACAAGGCCAGCCACGCGGGTGACGAGACCTACTACCGCCTTCCTGAAGAAGCGGGTGAAGCACACCGGCTTGTGCGCCGAGCCGGGGCCTTTGCCGGAGGTGATGACATGGCCAGGCTCGCGACGCCTGACGGCAGGATCGCGAGGATCAGTGGGCGCATGGTGGACGAAGGAGGACATGTGCACATGCGCCGCAACAAGGTGCTTGATTCCTTCATCCGGGAACGGACACGACCCGAGATCGCCCGCTTCGACCAGACCGGAATGGCTTTCCTCATTGACCGAAGCAACGCGAAGCTCAGCGGCCAGTTGATCGGCGGGCTGTCCATCGCGTTCTTTCTCATCGCGGCCATCATGGCCCTGGTATTCCGGGACCGGCGCATGACCCTGGTGGCCCTGCTGCCCAACATGTTGCCCCTGCTGGTGGTGGGCGGCTTCATGGGCGCGGTGGGCATCGACATCAAGGTGAGCACGGCCATCATCTTCACCATCGCATTCGGCATCGCGGTGGACGACACGATCCACATGCTGGGCAAACTGCGCATCGAGATGCTCAAGGGCCGCTCGCCCGCCTTCGCCATGCGCCGCGCTTTTCTTTCGGCCGGCAAGGCCCTGTTGATCACGAGCATCATGCTCCTTTCAGGCTTCATCGCGCTGGTCTTCTCCGGTTTCGCCAGCGTTTACTACATGGGCCTGCTCGTAAGCCTCACACTGGCCACCGCCTTGGTTGCCGACCTGGTGCTCCTGCCCATCCTAGCCCTGCGCCTGCTGCGGCGCGGACGTTCACCGGCGGCCTTACCTTAG